The genomic interval GCAGCAGTTGAAGCCCTCCCCAGAGCACCTGGTTTTGGTATGAGGATCATGTCAGCGAAAGATCCGTCAAGGTTTAGGTCTGCACGAGAGATGCATCTTAAATTCTCTATTCCAGAGGACCACTCAAGACTTAAAACCTGCAATGGGTACAAGAGTTTTGCTGAGTAATGGAATTTAAAATCTGATATATTAGTCAAGtaattaaaagcaaaagaacAGATCAGGTTCTGTAGTATCAAAACTGCAAAGCTTTTAGTGTGCAAGCCTTTTCAGCATTATAGGGGTAGTTATACATGCATCTATACACTGGTAGATGATGAGATAAGGCCAGGTTATAAAGAAGCCGggaaaaaacattttaataaatgTCCACTTCAAAATCACCCTAGGCATAGGCCTGAAACCCCCAAAAATAGTCTACTCAAGCTCACAAGTTTAAGCTTATTAGAACGATAAAAGCATCAAATCCTCATAAAGTATACAATAGGCTAACAATCTTTTAAACTTcctttaataaatcaaaaaaggaaaatacaGCCTTAATGAAGTGTTCACATCAGGTGCAGTGAAGAAAACACTAAGAATCTAGTCAACACCAAAGATTGAACTGTTCTGTTTGGAGGATAATATTAAACAAACTgaataaacaaattatttatatagaatttcgcattttcaattttatcacttaatcaataataaaactcaaaatgaaaaatatagtaATAAACAAACCGTTAGAACTTCATCAGAGCCCATTTCATCACCACCATAAATAAATAGTTGCCCTCCTTTATCATTATTTGGTTTACAATTATTGGACCAGTGAAGGATAATGACAGGGAGCCTACGATCTCCAGAAGCCAACTGCAGCTTAACAACATCATTAGTTGATATCCCAGCTTGTTGCTCTTTAGTAGAGGACTTTGCAGAAATGTTCCATAACAATATATCACCATTTATGTAGCCAACAGCAAGGATGGAACCAGTGTCAGATGCCCAGCAGAGAGAGCATATTTCTCTTTCATGAGCCCCATGCTCAGGTACACTGTCTTGCTGTTCATCCCCAACTTCAGCTGTAGTACCAACAGTTCCTTTATCTTTCAGTTGCAACTCTGTGTATCCTCTAACAGTAACTACTCGGCACTCAGAAACATCCCAAAGAATGATGACCCCATTTTCATATGCAACCAACACCCTGTCAAAGGACAAATTTATCAAGCATGCTCATGAATGCAAACACATCCAGAACTACAAAGTACACTTGCCTGCTTCCACGGAGTGAAAGAGATTGAGCATACATATACAAGGATATATGATATGCATCACTCTTAAGTATTTATTCTATAGTGAAAATGAGATACAACAAGGTAACAAGCAGAAGCAGGAGAACTAGATCTTTCAAAGAATACAGGCAAGGCCCTGAATTCAGCAGTATAGTAGCAGAGAATGAACTTTAGCATAAAAGGGCAACAAGTATTTGACAGTCCAAAGTGATTTACAGTATGACCGTCCAAAATTCTAAAGATCTAATTTCCTTCAGAAAAAGAAGGTATTAACAGGCCAAACACAAACTACAGCAGATTTTTAAGACGTTAAGGCAGATTGATAACTCTTACATATCTTTTATAAAAGAACTTTGGAGAATTCCAGATGTTCAAAAGATATATGATTAAATGTAAATATCTGCTATTCCTTAAACAATGAAAAGCTATACAGGTATTATGCCACTTATACCTAGTCCCAAAAGTATATGTTTGCGGTAGAATTCCCACAATCGCTTGCTGACTGGAAAAGGAAATGCCAGCTGCTTCTGTGAACAGATTTACagatcaataataaatattcgCAATAACTTCCAAAATTCCAAACTTAAGAATCATAAGAAAGCTTTAAAGGATTTCTTCGTAAAAACAACAGTCTATAAACATAACAATCCTTCAAAACAGTGTTCAAGCAATTGCAAAAGTGTGATTTCCCACATGAACGCTTTATGGTAGCTGTCATTTAATCAGTCATGCCAAACCTGAAACTTAATCGGCTACCAAAATGCAATGCAATTCTAACTTGATAGTCACAAACAACAAGAGTAgtaaattggaaaataaaaccaatttatATTCAGGGAAACAACTAAAAGATCCTCATTCACAGAAAAATAGAAATGAGACCAAAACAAAAATACCATTCAAAGCATCTGATGTGATCTGATATGGTAAGCTCAAAAGTTTTCCTTCTTCAGGATTGTATTTTAATACAGAAATCAACCCACTATCATCACCAACGTACCTACACATATCAGCAAAAATATTTGTGGAAATCAGCACTTAAAATCCTCAATCCTCCGCAAGCCAGATGGCAGCTCATAGGCAATAtcttaataaattatttcaatagATATGTCATACATCAAGCATGTCCCCTGGATTGTAGAAAAGGCGGTAATGTTGGATTCCCACTGCAAGCATTCACGCAAGCACCTGCATTCCAAATCCCAAACCTATAGAAGACAATAAGCACTTCAACTTATATATCAATGGCCTTAGATAAACCTAGAAATTGAGATACTACAAAATGGAGAACTCAACAACCTGAATATCATTCTCATTAGAGACACCCACAAGAAATCCTTGATTGTGTAAGAACTGCATAAGAAAAATGCATATGGCCATCATTGGTTGTGATATATAGACATCATTAGTAGTGGCATATAGACATGATTAGGTCAGACATATGGACATCATTGGTTGTGATAGAAAACAAAACTTAGCCCAAAGATTATCAGATACAAAGTTTTCTCTAGGAACCATAAGAGAAACATGCAACTgcttaaatcaataaaattgaacGTTTTCCCATTACAATAAAGTCATGTTCACAAAGGCCACTTGTACCACCATGACTCGATTAATCTTCAATAGCAGAAGCAAATAGTTCCAACATCTCAATTCAACCTCCACAAGTTGCAATTAGATGACGCTTCACAACATCCACAATGCATCATTTTAGTGAGAAAATCAAATGTGCAGGAAATGCATGGAACATATAGTATCACAAATATGTGTATACAATTTCATGCACAAATGTCTGCCACATGATGTGAGAGAATTTACCCAGATGGTACTTGTAAAGTAACATGCATAGACATTCATCAATGTATACAGTAAACTTTAATGTATAAAGTATGAAAGGTGTCCAAAGGAACTTCCAGATGACTTAAAACTTATGCCACAAAGGTTTCTAACATACAAACCTCCAAATTTTTGAAGGGCAACTTTTTGGGGGATATAAGAAGGCCCTCAATATTATCACCTCCAATTATTTTGATCCTGCCATCCCTGCCACCAATCATCAATCCAATGAACACTCTGGACAATAAAAAGCCATATATGTGGCATAACCATGCCCATGACTTAAACTTGCAAAGTACACATCCAAAGAGTAATACTAGCATAGACATAGTGGGGCCTTGTGAACCCTTTCATAATAATCAAGCAAACCATATTAAAGAGGAGTGAAATAAGTGCTTGAAAAGGAAGCATTGCTGTTTTCTATTTGATCAAAGTTCTTATTTCGTCACTAAGATTCATTTTTCCACTTTCACATCGCATAAACAAACACAAGAAGTGTGCTTTTATCAagagaaaatagagaaaaaaggaattttaaaaaaaaattcaccaatACATTCTCCATTACTTGCTTATCCGTCTCATTTTCTCCTTAAAATCTCACTTTCTCTCCCCTCAATCCAAGAATtgagaaaaaagaacaaaaaaccaaagaagAACTCACAATGTTCCGATTGCCAAGAGTCTCTGAATGGGATCAAACGCCAAAACCGAAGCCGTATAAGGGACGCCATAGTGAGCAGCGATTTCCAGGTCCAGGTCCGACAAGATCTTGGAACCACTCTGCGAATCATGCCACGCCGCACAATAAGATCCAAAAATTCTCCAAACAAAGAGAGGAGGCAATCAAATTACCAGATGAGTGACTACCTGCGAAGCGGACTTCTGAAAAAGGCGTTTGGCGAACATGGCGGCGATCCTATCCTCTATGCGCCACCTTCTCCGTCCCTTCCGATGGTTCGTGATGGCGTGAATGCGATGCAAAGCTAGGGTTTGGGAGCGATCGCGATGAAGACGAAAGCACGAGCATGCGAGCAATCGCCGGCTCGTTCTCTTCTTTCCTTTCTTGAAGACGAGGTCGAGACGACAGTATCCGAGAAAGCATCGGACGGTGGAGATTTCCTGATCAGGATTGATCTTGCGCTTATCGGACGGTCATGAGCGCCCCAAGACAAAGTCTTCTCAAGTTTGGAACTTgaagaatattattataatataaattacaaagctttgttttagttttattttactctttgttttcattaacaCAAATTGCTGTAAATCCAAGCAGAGAAATGGactctcttttgttttatttattgatttatttatctatttaatgaaataaatacaagGATTTATAATCtgattatgaaataataattgaGTTACAGTTTAATTTAATGTAGAGAAAATAAGATTACAAAGTACAATAATATGAGTATATTTTACAAGAGACCACAAAGACGAGGCCTGGAACAAAACTGTTTTCCATTAGCTTTCACTACAGCCATCACACCAGCAGTCAAACCAGCCCAAAGTACAGTAGAAAAGAAGTGATGCGCATTCCGGCCGGCTGTCGAAAATTAAATGTTAGAGGACGGGTTCTTCGATCAAATGCGGAGAAGAGAGGTGTTGATCTTACCTTGATTAAGCGTGAATGTAGTTACTGTAAGGCCTCCGACGATCAGAACTGAGGCTACTGGGAGATACTGCAATGTATTTGTCGTCGATTGAATGTCAAAAGGCAATTGTTTTGTGTCAATTAAAAGAGAAGTACGGGCCAGAGTGCTTACTGATAATGATTCGAATCCATTCAACTGGAACGGAGACGGTGCGTCTTTGTTGATGTTATAATGGCCACTGATGAGATCTAATGCATCCTGAGGAGAAGAAAGATCATTGATTAaactgaggatgatgatgataaaatgGTAGAAAACACGTACTTGACGAATTCCATCGTGGAAGTTGTTCAAGTAATATCGAGAAAGAGCACTCATCCCATCCTTGATCAATCCGGAAAAGGTCTGTCTTCCATATCTGCCGATATCAATCAATTTAATTAGCATAAAATGagtttattctcaatttttgaACCATAGAATGCTGCATTTACCTGACTAGGTCCCCCTTTAGAGCATGAGTTCCAGAATACTGCAAGCTTACCTCATCTCCATGTGTGACCCATACTGCCAGACAAACACCAATATAGACATCACAAGATAATTACAGGGGATAAGTGCAAATTGGAAGTTAGTATAACAACAAGAGATTTTCAGTATTAAAAGTCCTTACATATAttgtaaatttcaaaattttcggGATGCATGGAAATGCATTCATTTGAAGAAAAAGCCCCCATTTTTTGCAGTTGTGAATTCAATGATTTCCTTGCCAAATAGCTCTGTCAAAGAATTGCCATCAGTCATAATGACATAACAACTAAATAGTCTGAATTTGAATGTAAGATCAAGTATTATGTTGCCAAAAAGTAAACACTCTGATGTAGCAAATCAATTCACAAGAGAAGAAAGACAAAGAAGGCATACCTGAGTAACATTAGTACGGTCCAGGCAATCAATGCAATTAGCTCTGACTACTCCACTTTGCTCTTGAAGTATTGCTCCTTCGGAGTTGATTAGAAAATATCTGCTCAGCTGGCAcaataatgaattaaaaaaagatattacTTGCAACTATTACAAGTGCATTCCTAGCAACCAGAAATGTATACAGAGAGCAAACATGTATAACAGtcataaaaacaatattttgccTAACTTGATTACCCTTGTTTTTCAACATCTTCGAAGATTTGATCATAGAGGAGTTGCAGATTATCAAAGTTGCCCTTGCCACAGAAGTGATGGAAGTCGAAAGAAACATATCTGTAATATAATTGTATCAAAACTAACAGATGATAATGGACAATAACTTGGTTCAATGATTAAAACTACAGAACTGATTTAACGAAAGTACGTGGTAAAAAAACCCATAAGATGATTTTCTGGCTCAGACAATTCTtcaattatgatatatattaatggAATAGAGATCCTCTTTTCGATAGCGTGAtactaaatacataaataagataaaattgaCAAATAAGACTTTAAACATGACTCGAGAATACCTCACATGTGGAAGTTTATCCATTTCAGCAGCGAAGGCACTGCTTAGCTGGCCTTCATCATCATGCTGCAACAGGCACATACAAAGTTAAAAAAGGATAAAACGGAGGACATAATACTTCAAAATTAACAACAAGAATTTTCTTCTAGATACCAATAAATGTGTCCTCTCATAAAGGTTAACACAACAAAAGGTTTTGCAATTTATCCAAATTGCTCTTTTGCAAATATTTTCGAGTTCATTCTTGCAAGTTTAGTAGCTTCACTAAATATAATACGCCTCCTTATGAGTTTAGTAGATTcactatatataaattacacTGCAAGCAAATCCAAATATTTCAGAGCTAGCTCAAAATCAGATGAAATTCCACAACAATTTATATTGAATTGAAATGGAAAAGGCTTACTTTATCAGTTAAGTCAACAGCCACTATCTCTCCGTATCTTTGTTCAAGATCATGAAAATGGCGCTCGACAACCTTTGGCTACAAGCAACAGTTCAGTACATAATACTGAAGCTTCAATTATATTCCTCTGTAAAGAAAGCTAGCAAGGCCAATAAAGCCAATACTCATACCGTCTCTTCATGGCTTATTATGTTAAGTTGCGGTTTGTAACTCAGGTCTACAATTTGTTCCCAGAGAAGGGGAATAGAACCTCGAACCTAAAACATAGACAAGACAAGTCAGTCAGAAATATTACAGATTAGAAGGATTAAGGAATTATCTAAGCTTTCGAAGATTTACAGTATCAAAAACATGAAGAGTCCAAGCAAGACAAAAGTGTTTGGTTTATAATTCTAAGCATCATAACCCATGCTTGCATGCATAATTGTCCAAGATAACGATcaatattctaaaataaaaccTATCTATAAATCATAAGATTACCATCATATCAGACTTGGTTGCTAATATTAAGTAGCACAACCTACCACTCCTCAATTAAAAAAGTTTCAAACCATTCCTTCAGGACTAACACAACCTGGACAAAGCATTGCAAAGGGTGTTTAATCGAAACCAGTAACCAACCCCCGTTGGGAAACAAACTAATGCTTGAATAATCGTTAGAGTTTGATATGATCATAGATACAAAAACCGTAAATAAAAGGAAGTTTCATTTAAATAAACACTGCTATTCAAATTTATTAGTTGTTATTGAATTAGCTTTAGtttgctttgaatttttttttttttgttttgaatttagtTAGCAAATCTACTAGGATAagttattatttgaatttggaGTTGTTGTAACTACGGCCCACAATAAGGTCACTCGATCAAGTTTGAAGTTTGAGCAATAAAAGCTTTAGCTTTCTCTCGTGAGAATTTCCGTTCCTCTATTCCTCTTAAGCTGGACGTTCTTAACTACTCCTCCAATATTTTCGGCGTCATTTGTGAGAACTAACCTATATTTCATCTGGCAAATTAATGCTACTAACTCACGAATGAGGCATAATCCTGGTCACCAAAAATGCCTTATTTCCAATTTGAAATGGTGTGCTATATTGCATATATTGCAATATTGTATCCGGAAATCACCTGTAAAAACGAAGATTTAAAGCCCTCAAACTCCAGCAGCTGTTCAGTCTCTAGAAAATTAGCCGTGTCGCCTTCAAGATTGGCTCCTCTTCTCCACATTCTGGTACCTGAAAGAATTTAAGTGTATCGCAATGAATGAACTCAATTGTAATATAACagatataaaatggtttgaGTTTATCACATTTGCtatctttattttaaataactcTGCATGAATGGCAGTGATGAACATAATTGTACCTAGACGCCGGTTGCATCTTCTGGATAGCAATGTAATTTTAGCAGACAAATTTTTAATGGTGAATTCCGCAATCTGAAAGCGTAGGACTCTGTTAAGGTAAATGTACAGCATATCCATTCTcttataattaaaacaaaaactgtGGTGTCCAGACCAATATCAAAAACTCAAATGGCAAGAAAATAAACATGGATGAAACCACCACCAGAAGCCATGTAAGATGCAAATGCATACACGAGCAAATGAACACACTAGGCAAGGTGGAAATCTATGGAAATATATGGAAGCCTATTAGGCATTCACAGCTTTAGGATATTTCCTTGAATCATGGGGATGATGAAGGAATCAAGCTGCAAGAAGAAAAGGAcaaatgtaaatataaaaaattgtatgATTGATCAGTTTATATGTGAATCCTCCATGAAATCACCTAACCTTGGCTTCAATAAGCTCTTCCAATAAGTTCCGGTTCCACACAAAGCGAGGGTCAGcctgatgaaaaaaataaaaaagaattaaatctGCATCACAAAGTTGCTCTACTAATTCACAAAGTTCCACACAAAACTGTTATTTAAACATATGCATCTATAGTACCTGTATTCCCAAAGTTGCTCTACTAATTAACAGATGAatgttctcttcttcttttttgtgaGAAAAAGATGAATGTTCACTTCTTCAtggatatttatttagttatatatTGCAGTGATATTTCTAATTCATTTAGGAACAAATTGGTGAAGTGTGTATATCACATAAAAAATACACTTTGGATTTTGTATGAGATTATGAATATCAGGTTACACATAGTATAACAATCAATGACCATTTTTGTGAAACTAATTACAGGCATCAGAAGGCCAAAGCATAAAATTATAAGTATTGGAAAGATGACAAGGCAATATACCTATTGAATAGGTATGAAAATGTTAccaagtaaaattttaaaaaaaaaatatctaattcAAAATAAGAGACTGCACAAGCCGTCAAAGGCCAACATCCTTTAAATAACCTGTTTCCAAAGAGGCTTGTAAACCCTTTCCTCAGCTAACTTGCATGTCCTTTGTAAACTGGAATAAAAAATGTGAAGTTAACAGTAGCATTGCAGATGTAATTTTACAGTAACTATCATGAACTAGAAGCAAATTCCAACAGAAATGTTTCTAAGATGCAAGGATTGAGGCACTTACTTCAATGTCAGATCCATTTCATAGGAGTAATATAATCCAGTGGTCGATTCAATAGTTCTCAAAAGAGTCATGAAGTAAGCCTCATCCCTCTTCTGCATAAAACAATCTTTAATGTAAGATTCATTTGCTGATAGAGGATAGATAGAATAAGTAGCTGAGACAACAAACTTCTTGTGAGGTTGAATGCCTTAAGGCCTCATTGCAGCAAATAAATTTAAGAGACTTCACACGAAAAACAGAGAAACCATGATAAGTGCCCATTTCCTCCCGAGCCGTGATAACAAGCACGTAAATTCCTGCATTAAATAAGAGAAATTAGCTCAGTGAGTCCTTCAACCAATACTTACAGAGAAGTAATTTAACAGCAACATTCCAATATTAACACTCTGTTTACTGACAAATAAACATTCTTCTATTTAATACACCACATACAACAACAACGTCAATAAGATACCATCCCAGATAGGTATTATCTTCAGAAATAGGATTGATTCGTTCAAAGGGAAATTAACAAGAGGAAAAAAGCTTCACTTGAAGGAAAGTTCCAAATAAAGAAATCCAGCcaggaaaacaaataaacagaccaaaaagcaaaagaaaaataaaaagacaaaacatCAGcgtcaaagtatcaaacaaagTCGCAAACTAGCATTTTTATACCATAAATTCAAAGATTAGTCACAAAACCAATCATATTTCACCACAATTTCACTGACTGATTAAACACAcgaacaaaaaaaacacaacagaTCATCAGATAGGAACTCATACCTGCAAGTAATCGTATAGTCCCAACCACTCCATAAATAGTCATGACTTTACTAGGATTTGCACAGCTCGAATCCTCTGCCAAAAACAATCGCCACCAAATCGAAACAAtcgggaaaaaaatgaaaaacaaaatcatcaaattgTTGGAATTCAGCAAGAATACCAATAGAGAGGGGGTGCAAGAAGCCATCAGATCGGCCAACGGAGAAGGCGAGGTCGGGGGACTCGAGATCGGTCGATCTGATGACAAACTTATCAGGGAATTCCAATAGAAGCATCTCCCGGCAACAAGAGCTTCTCTTTCTCACCGGCGCCACTCCGCTATCGATGCAGAGCTTCTCTTCTTCCATTTTGGAGGAGCTTGAGGCGATTGGGAGGTCCTTCGACAAACGATCTCGGAGATCTCGGCGGAGCTGGGAAGTGGCCATGGAACTACGGGAACTCGTTTTCCGTTTCGCAAACGCAAACAGGAACTTCCGGGAAAATGCTACGTTGTGGATTGGGCCCACGACGATTAATGGATTGGGCTCATGCGTGGAATTTTATAGATAAGATCCttcaaatatttgaaattatatatatatatatatatatagttttgacTAGTTTTACTTTTATCAGTAAACCTCGCCCAATTGGagtgattattaattttaaaaatattaattagtaGAAGCTTAAATTGtataaagaatataaaattttaatatttgaaattaaaaaaaatataacaaattaggTGTTATCACTTCAATAGAGATTTTACCGaatctattttttgttcttcgAACATTAGTAATAAGCTCTCaattaatgagaaaatattacTAATAAATCATATCTGCTTTGTTGGGGGCAAATTAAATTTTCTCTGGCATCTCATTTATTAGTTTCCACTTCTAGTAAATTTGTCTGTTTTTCtcgatatttttctttttttatttccttatatatatttttttaaatcaatgcATTGATAATTACTAAACATGAACAAACTTGTTGCAATTTAAGAACACAAATAGTTTATATATTGTTTGAATTgagttctaaaaaaaaattcaatttagtAGAAAATGTTTTTGGAAATAAGTGTTTCtcaagagtaagttaagcattgttttgtattttgtatttagaTTAGCTTTtctgtaaaaacaaaaattttataaacataaacaaaaaaaaatttgtttttcagtttttttatgcttatatttttttaaaaaaactaatgcaaatattatttttttttttagcttaaacttataaaaaaattgcttttaAGCTTTCTAGAAGCAAATTCAAATAAGGCTTTAATTAGACACCTTGTCTCAATAGCTTGAGATGTTATCAGTAGTTactccttttttaaaaaaaagctaattaaaaaaaacataatacacAACCCGAGGCAATAATAAACAATCCACACAAGATAAGACACTCACTTGCATACATAgtttataacaataatttaaaaaaaaataataatcatacaCGTCAGCACCAATGATAAAGTAACCACGTGGCAATCATTCATTGGTCACTACGTTCCATAACAACCCTATTCCCCCACTACCTAGACTCTCTCGTTCCCATTCTCCCGCCCATCATCatccccctctctctctctctctctctctcattctccGTCCCTCTCGCCGTCTCCATCCACCGCCGGCGACGATGACCTCCCCGCCGGACAACTCCTACCCACCCCTCTTCCGCCAGATCCAACCCAATCCGATTCCCAGAACCTCAGAAGACGAGATCAGCCTCCACATCCCCGTCATcgacctggaatccctagacgACGATGCCCTCGCGGCGGCTTGCAGAGACTATGGCTTGATCCGGCTGGAGAACCATGGGATTCCGTCCGATCTCTCGATGAAACTCCAGAACGAGACGGCGAGGTTGCTGAGCCTCTCGTTTGAGGAGAAGGAGAGCCGGTTCCATGGCTCTCCGGTGAGTTACTTCTGGGGCACGCCAGCGATGCGAAGCCTTCGGAGCGTGAACTGGGTCGAAGGTCTTCACATCCCAATGGATCAGCTCCGATCCGACGTTGATTCCTCTTTTTCATCGTTTAGGTACTTCTCTTTTCATTGGCTtgtcttctctttgttttttctccctttttttccATCATCACACTTGCTTTCATGTCAGTCTCTTTTTGCTGTGCTGCGCCTCAACgagattcatatatatatatatatatatatatatattgggaatatatatactaatttttacttttttttaataagttttgtttttaaaatcaacattttcatgattttctttGGGTTGATAATTAATCCATTTATCTGTTTTTATGACcgattttcatttcattttcctAAAGGAGTAGAgattattttaaagattttaaattcaagattttgacatcaattggaaaaaaaattcatattgaaatttaaaaataaaataacaaatatatttattataaagatTTAGTTATTTCCATTTATATGtttatggttttaaaaaaaaatacaaatttttttatataagagtTAAAGGTTCGATTTTCTCTCAATGCATGATTGaactcaaataataataaaagacatgtgtgatgatttatctatattatcaaaataaatatataaataaaattaacatataacCGATTGATCATGAGTTGtccacaattatttttttttaaatagctatataaaatttgatcaatataatatatatttaaaatttcaatttggaGTGTAGTTATTGAACTTATCTTTATCTTTggctatatacatatatcttcaTTAGATTGAAAGCTGTGTAAAAGATTTTCttcttgataaatatttttaatgtttttagaaaatatatttccTGTATTATTTAAGCCTCTAAAACGATGATGGATGTTATTTTTCAGTAATATGTATCCTAAAACGTGGGGtgtgaatttaaaaatattattacttgCCATGCATTATGAGTGTTTGAATTGGCCACCAGTGAGGTTGGATCCAGATCATTTAGGTCCGTTCATTGCCACCGAGACAATTCATGTCATATCAGTTCTTGGTTTCACTTGCTAATAGGTCAACCCCTACAAGATCTGAAATATTCCTTTCAAATAAATAGTATGTAACCTGGTATTTAGATTTTGTGTCTTTGAATAAGTTTGGTTGGTCACTGTAGCAACATCTGAGTAatcaaaaacacttaatttttatataaaaaattaaaaatttaactccctcttaattataatgattaaagGATAATAACATTTTGGTTTAGAGttacatgtatatattattaaaagaaagaaatttggCTGGTTGATATGATGACCagattgaaatttatattttgaagcAAGTGAAAcaagttttatataaaattaaaatttttacttaaaaaattgaaaaatattaatgagaTTGATTGTAAATAc from Dioscorea cayenensis subsp. rotundata cultivar TDr96_F1 chromosome 7, TDr96_F1_v2_PseudoChromosome.rev07_lg8_w22 25.fasta, whole genome shotgun sequence carries:
- the LOC120264783 gene encoding phosphoinositide phosphatase SAC8 isoform X2, which produces MATSQLRRDLRDRLSKDLPIASSSSKMEEEKLCIDSGVAPVRKRSSCCREMLLLEFPDKFVIRSTDLESPDLAFSVGRSDGFLHPLSIEDSSCANPSKVMTIYGVVGTIRLLAGIYVLVITAREEMGTYHGFSVFRVKSLKFICCNEALRHSTSQEKRDEAYFMTLLRTIESTTGLYYSYEMDLTLNLQRTCKLAEERVYKPLWKQADPRFVWNRNLLEELIEAKLDSFIIPMIQGSFQIAEFTIKNLSAKITLLSRRCNRRLGTRMWRRGANLEGDTANFLETEQLLEFEGFKSSFLQVRGSIPLLWEQIVDLSYKPQLNIISHEETVVERHFHDLEQRYGEIVAVDLTDKHDDEGQLSSAFAAEMDKLPHVRYVSFDFHHFCGKGNFDNLQLLYDQIFEDVEKQGYFLINSEGAILQEQSGVVRANCIDCLDRTNVTQSYLARKSLNSQLQKMGAFSSNECISMHPENFEIYNILWVTHGDEVSLQYSGTHALKGDLVRYGRQTFSGLIKDGMSALSRYYLNNFHDGIRQDALDLISGHYNINKDAPSPFQLNGFESLSYLPVASVLIVGGLTVTTFTLNQAGRNAHHFFSTVLWAGLTAGVMAVVKANGKQFCSRPRLCGLL
- the LOC120264783 gene encoding phosphoinositide phosphatase SAC8 isoform X1; the encoded protein is MATSQLRRDLRDRLSKDLPIASSSSKMEEEKLCIDSGVAPVRKRSSCCREMLLLEFPDKFVIRSTDLESPDLAFSVGRSDGFLHPLSIEDSSCANPSKVMTIYGVVGTIRLLAGIYVLVITAREEMGTYHGFSVFRVKSLKFICCNEALRHSTSQEKRDEAYFMTLLRTIESTTGLYYSYEMDLTLNLQRTCKLAEERVYKPLWKQADPRFVWNRNLLEELIEAKLDSFIIPMIQGSFQIAEFTIKNLSAKITLLSRRCNRRLGTRMWRRGANLEGDTANFLETEQLLEFEGFKSSFLQVRGSIPLLWEQIVDLSYKPQLNIISHEETPKVVERHFHDLEQRYGEIVAVDLTDKHDDEGQLSSAFAAEMDKLPHVRYVSFDFHHFCGKGNFDNLQLLYDQIFEDVEKQGYFLINSEGAILQEQSGVVRANCIDCLDRTNVTQSYLARKSLNSQLQKMGAFSSNECISMHPENFEIYNILWVTHGDEVSLQYSGTHALKGDLVRYGRQTFSGLIKDGMSALSRYYLNNFHDGIRQDALDLISGHYNINKDAPSPFQLNGFESLSYLPVASVLIVGGLTVTTFTLNQAGRNAHHFFSTVLWAGLTAGVMAVVKANGKQFCSRPRLCGLL